One Miscanthus floridulus cultivar M001 chromosome 11, ASM1932011v1, whole genome shotgun sequence DNA window includes the following coding sequences:
- the LOC136492130 gene encoding uncharacterized protein: protein MKTTCGRMLPVVAVLVALAVTAHASAVGLPKRRGQEIHLFEATVRVPDNGVEDLEEYNNRLLAKVLGSVEAARSATYESELGLFSAFITNNQARRLSRVPGVLKVTRLEDPPALPETDGHL from the exons ATGAAGACGACCTGCGGCAGAATGTTGCCCGTCGTTGCCGTCctggtggcgctcgccgtcactgCCCACGCCTCGGCCGTCGGCCTGCCGAAGCGGAGAGGCCAGGAGATCCACCTGTTCGAGGCCACGGTCCGCGTCCCGGACAACGGCGTGGAAGACCTCGAGGAGTACAACAACCGCCTGCTCGCCAAAGTGCTCGGCAG CGTCGAAGCAGCACGGAGCGCAACGTATGAGAGTGAGCTTGGGCTATTCAGCGCGTTCATCACCAACAACCAGGCCCGTCGACTATCAA GAGTCCCAGGGGTGCTGAAAGTCACACGACTGGAGGACCCTCCTGCGCTTCCGGAGACGGACGGCCATCTCTGA